In Ostrea edulis chromosome 6, xbOstEdul1.1, whole genome shotgun sequence, a single window of DNA contains:
- the LOC125645970 gene encoding failed axon connections homolog isoform X1: MFLDIQHLIPVLVAIVCTSLLLILKSRRNHNRIQSCSHDVVLLHHCGKGPHAPSLSPFILKLETFFKMAEIPYQIVRDYKLGPKGKVPWVEYNGLIMADSQLCMEYLTEKLRLNIDDHLSTAERAISRSLQRMVDEHTYWLMVHWRWAFDKEKLSLRQANWGSPALIIGTYVQKKNTYTQGVGRHCEAELLRILRKDFKALSDFLGTKYYFFGDRPSSVDCSIFGQLSQFLWHLPGSEPNAMLRGDFSNLCEYCHRMKDNLWKDWADNVLFPVEPS; the protein is encoded by the exons atgttCTTGGACATACAGCATTTGATCCCTGTTTTGGTTGCCATTGTTTGCACTTCATTGCTATTGATATTGAAGTCACGTAGAAACCATAATAG AATCCAGTCTTGTTCCCATGATGTGGTTCTTCTACATCACTGTGGCAAAGGTCCTCATGCCCCTAGTTTGTCACCATTTATTCTCAAActtgaaacattttttaaaatggcaGAAATTCCCTATCAG ATAGTTCGAGATTATAAACTAGGACCGAAGGGGAAGGTACCGTGGGTGGAGTACAATGGCCTCATCATGGCTGATTCTCAGCTCTGCATGGAGTATCTGACAGAGAAGCTGCGGCTTAACATTGACGACCACCTGTCCACTGCAGAAAGAGCCATTAGTAGGTCATTACAACGAATGGTAGACGAACACACTTACTG GTTAATGGTACACTGGAGGTGGGCTTTTGACAAGGAAAAATTAAGTTTGAGACAAGCAAACTGGGGAAGTCCAGCCTTGATCATCGGTACATATGTTCAAAAGAAGAACACGTATACCCAAGGAGTCGGCAGACATTGCGAAGCAGAACTGCTACGAATTCTGCGAAAAGATTTTAAAGCATTGTCAGATTTTCTAG GAACTAAGTACTATTTCTTCGGAGACAGGCCGTCATCGGTGGATTGTAGTATATTTGGCCAGTTATCTCAATTTCTTTGGCATCTGCCAGGTTCAGAGCCAAATGCTATGCTAAGAG GGGATTTTTCGAACTTGTGTGAATACTGTCACCGGATGAAAGATAATCTTTGGAAAGACTGGGCGGATAACGTATTGTTTCCGGTGGAACCCTCGTGA
- the LOC125645970 gene encoding failed axon connections homolog isoform X2, which yields MFLDIQHLIPVLVAIVCTSLLLILKSRRNHNRIQSCSHDVVLLHHCGKGPHAPSLSPFILKLETFFKMAEIPYQIVRDYKLGPKGKVPWVEYNGLIMADSQLCMEYLTEKLRLNIDDHLSTAERAISRSLQRMVDEHTYWLMVHWRWAFDKEKLSLRQANWGSPALIIGTYVQKKNTYTQGVGRHCEAELLRILRKDFKALSDFLGLFNGTNVSERDQQNACITHKYFLEKQGIFRTCVNTVTG from the exons atgttCTTGGACATACAGCATTTGATCCCTGTTTTGGTTGCCATTGTTTGCACTTCATTGCTATTGATATTGAAGTCACGTAGAAACCATAATAG AATCCAGTCTTGTTCCCATGATGTGGTTCTTCTACATCACTGTGGCAAAGGTCCTCATGCCCCTAGTTTGTCACCATTTATTCTCAAActtgaaacattttttaaaatggcaGAAATTCCCTATCAG ATAGTTCGAGATTATAAACTAGGACCGAAGGGGAAGGTACCGTGGGTGGAGTACAATGGCCTCATCATGGCTGATTCTCAGCTCTGCATGGAGTATCTGACAGAGAAGCTGCGGCTTAACATTGACGACCACCTGTCCACTGCAGAAAGAGCCATTAGTAGGTCATTACAACGAATGGTAGACGAACACACTTACTG GTTAATGGTACACTGGAGGTGGGCTTTTGACAAGGAAAAATTAAGTTTGAGACAAGCAAACTGGGGAAGTCCAGCCTTGATCATCGGTACATATGTTCAAAAGAAGAACACGTATACCCAAGGAGTCGGCAGACATTGCGAAGCAGAACTGCTACGAATTCTGCGAAAAGATTTTAAAGCATTGTCAGATTTTCTAG gatTATTTAATGGAACGAATGTATCTGAAAGAGATCAACAAAATGCATGTATAACACATAAGtattttcttgagaaacag GGGATTTTTCGAACTTGTGTGAATACTGTCACCGGATGA